A region from the Triticum aestivum cultivar Chinese Spring chromosome 3D, IWGSC CS RefSeq v2.1, whole genome shotgun sequence genome encodes:
- the LOC123078576 gene encoding centromere protein C isoform X1, translated as MASVDAAGDPLRSFASATSLLFRTLGPAAASASPSRAPGALLGGSLKRSKELMEQASLVLKERGDIQKLYQEDRVDGKNNQQGRRPGLDRKRAQFSLKPTQSNPVNVDFSQALSIDDPEEYFLTLERLEKADREIKKLRGEVPTKTANYDRPIEPPKKRPGMSRRKSVYSYNFSVGMDTSDGTEAPDSQMGTLPESQSTQDDMPPSVPERTKPPVPSSSSQCDIQDVSTREDSFAKKDKGATLDSLMSAFKNLDASKEESLLREKLQIKEINIGEACIPDLFNVPGDRPVRRTKQKYLTSDRTPERPVSGSHHAPISKWDKHILGRDILNDKADLSEDDESDNSPETVVDKQSQVHSSYNDVVLTNGEASTARETPTSIIKFPDHVLEPVSSPLGACIDSDVAKEKDASSGQNVSLEEEHMPVNHPFTERPNNEPETSSHHLEGETTKVLGSAPGRNASVLHGEDDNIGYQGVLGGDMLVQDEPIHPPEIPPDAHNQSHIQDEDVEKQAVDISHELPLSKGGKQNAVQKRKNKKQSAKRGKRVSDKPIHTSEIPPEDIVPQNNSHVHEGNFEKPAVGTSNELSPSKDSKQKRVQNEESKKQPLKRMKRGAEEASNPLGIPPENCDTETQPSMQDTNIEQQTVDTRVSRSPNKGKLQKEGQRRKKRQEVNRRKSLTAFGLAWQSGVRRSTRIRSRPLQDWLGERLLYGRIHDTMATVIGVKSYSPSQDGKVELRVKSFVPEQYSDMVAQAAKY; from the exons ATGGCCTCCGTCGACGCCGCGGGTGACCCCCTCCGCTCCTTCGCCTCTGCGACGTCCCTCCTTTTCCGGACCCTTGGCCCTGCCGCGGCCTCCGCATCCCCCTCCAGGGCCCCTGGGGCGCTGCTCGGCGGATCCCTG AAACGCTCCAAGGAGCTGATGGAGCAGGCCAGCCTGGTCTTGAAGGAGCGGGGGGACATCCAGAAGCTCTATCAGGAGGATCGAGTGGATGGCAAGAACAACCAGCAGGGTAGAAGGCCTGGGCTGGACCGCAAGCGGGCTCAGTTCTCTCTCAAGCCCACCCAAAG CAACCCAGTGAATGTTGATTTCTCCCAGGCGCTTAGCATTGACGATCCAGAGGAGTACTTCTTAACCTTGGAGCGGCTCGAAA AGGCTGACAGGGAGATAAAAAAGTTAAGAGGTGAGGTTCCAACCAAAACAGCAAATTATGATCGGCCTATCGAACCACCCAAGAAGCGGCCTGGAATGTCGAG GAGAAAATCGGTCTATTCTTACAATTTTAGTGTGGGCATGGATACCTCAGATGGTACTGAAGCACCCGATTCCCAGATGGGAACTTTACCAGAATCTCAGTCCACTCAAGACGACATGCCTCCTTCAGTTCCTGAAAGAACCAAGCCACCGGTCCCTTCAAGTTCTAGCCAATGTGATATACAAGATGTCTCAACGAGAGAAG ATTCCTTTGCTAAGAAGGATAAAGGCGCCACTCTGGATTCCCTAATGTCAGCATTCAAAAATTTGGATGCATCTAAAGAGGAAAGCCTGTTGCGAGAGAAGTTACAGATCAAAGAAATAAACATAGGGGAAGCTTGTATCCCTGACCTATTCAATGTTCCTGGTGATAGGCCTGTAAGAAGAACTAAGCAGAAGTATCTGACGAGTGATCGTACTCCAGAAAGACCTGTATCAGGGAGCCACCATGCTCCAATTTCGAAATGGGATAAACACATACTTGGTCGAGACATTCTGAACGATAAAGCAGATCTTTCAGAAGACGATGAATCTGATAATTCTCCAGAAACTGTTGTGGATAAACAATCGCAGGTGCACAGTTCTTACAATGATGTTGTTTTGACGAACGGTGAGGCCTCTACTGCAAGGGAGACCCCAACTTCAATCATAAAATTTCCAGACCATGTTCTTGAACCAGTAAGTTCTCCACTTGGTGCGTGCATAGATAGTGACGTTGCCAAAGAAAAGGATGCATCTAGCGGGCAAAATGTTTCATTAGAG GAAGAGCACATGCCAGTGAATCACCCATTTACCGAGAGGCCAAATAATGAACCAGAAACTTCTTCTCATCATTTGGAAGGTGAAACAACAAAAGTGCTGGGTAGTGCACCAGGTAGGAATGCGTCAGTGTTGCATGGTGAAGATGACAATATCGGATATCAG GGAGTGCTTGGAGGGGACATGCTTGTGCAAG ATGAACCAATCCATCCACCGGAAATACCTCCAGATGCGCATAATCAGTCTCATATTCAGGATGAAGATGTTGAG AAACAGGCAGTTGATATAAGCCATGAACTCCCTCTGAGCAAAGGTGGTAAGCAAAATGCAgtccaaaaaagaaaaaacaagaagCAGTCAGCAAAGAGAGGAAAAAGAGTTTCAG ATAAGCCAATCCATACATCAGAAATACCTCCAGAAGATATTGTCCCACAGAATAACTCTCATGTTCATGAAGGAAACTTCGAG AAACCTGCAGTTGGTACAAGCAATGAACTCTCCCCAAGCAAAGATAGTAAGCAAAAGCGAGTTCAAAATGAGGAGTCTAAGAAGCAGCCATTGAAGAGAATGAAAAGAGGGGCAG AAGAGGCAAGCAATCCATTGGGAATACCCCCGGAAAATTGTGATACAGAGACTCAACCTAGTATGCAAGATACAAATATCGAG CAGCAGACGGTTGATACAAGGGTTTCACGGTCCCCAAACAAAGGTAAATTGCAAAAGGAAGGTCAAAGGAGAAAGAAGAGGCAAGAAGTGAATAGAAGGAAAAGCCTGACAG CATTTGGTCTTGCGTGGCAATCTGGCGTGAGACGCAGCACAAGAATACGGTCCAGGCCATTGCAGGATTGGCTTGGCGAAAGGCTCCTATATGGGCGTATACATGACA CAATGGCCACAGTCATCGGCGTGAAATCATATTCTCCCAGTCAAGATGGCAAGGTTGAATTGAGAGTGAAATCCTTCGTGCCAGAACAGTACTCAGATATGGTAGCTCAAGCTGCAAAGTATTGA
- the LOC123078576 gene encoding centromere protein C isoform X2: MASVDAAGDPLRSFASATSLLFRTLGPAAASASPSRAPGALLGGSLKRSKELMEQASLVLKERGDIQKLYQEDRVDGKNNQQGRRPGLDRKRAQFSLKPTQSNPVNVDFSQALSIDDPEEYFLTLERLEKADREIKKLRGEVPTKTANYDRPIEPPKKRPGMSRRKSVYSYNFSVGMDTSDGTEAPDSQMGTLPESQSTQDDMPPSVPERTKPPVPSSSSQCDIQDVSTREDSFAKKDKGATLDSLMSAFKNLDASKEESLLREKLQIKEINIGEACIPDLFNVPGDRPVRRTKQKYLTSDRTPERPVSGSHHAPISKWDKHILGRDILNDKADLSEDDESDNSPETVVDKQSQVHSSYNDVVLTNGEASTARETPTSIIKFPDHVLEPVSSPLGACIDSDVAKEKDASSGQNVSLEEEHMPVNHPFTERPNNEPETSSHHLEGETTKVLGSAPGRNASVLHGEDDNIGYQGVLGGDMLVQDEPIHPPEIPPDAHNQSHIQDEDVEKQAVDISHELPLSKGGKQNAVQKRKNKKQSAKRGKRVSDKPIHTSEIPPEDIVPQNNSHVHEGNFEKPAVGTSNELSPSKDSKQKRVQNEESKKQPLKRMKRGAEEASNPLGIPPENCDTETQPSMQDTNIEQTVDTRVSRSPNKGKLQKEGQRRKKRQEVNRRKSLTAFGLAWQSGVRRSTRIRSRPLQDWLGERLLYGRIHDTMATVIGVKSYSPSQDGKVELRVKSFVPEQYSDMVAQAAKY; the protein is encoded by the exons ATGGCCTCCGTCGACGCCGCGGGTGACCCCCTCCGCTCCTTCGCCTCTGCGACGTCCCTCCTTTTCCGGACCCTTGGCCCTGCCGCGGCCTCCGCATCCCCCTCCAGGGCCCCTGGGGCGCTGCTCGGCGGATCCCTG AAACGCTCCAAGGAGCTGATGGAGCAGGCCAGCCTGGTCTTGAAGGAGCGGGGGGACATCCAGAAGCTCTATCAGGAGGATCGAGTGGATGGCAAGAACAACCAGCAGGGTAGAAGGCCTGGGCTGGACCGCAAGCGGGCTCAGTTCTCTCTCAAGCCCACCCAAAG CAACCCAGTGAATGTTGATTTCTCCCAGGCGCTTAGCATTGACGATCCAGAGGAGTACTTCTTAACCTTGGAGCGGCTCGAAA AGGCTGACAGGGAGATAAAAAAGTTAAGAGGTGAGGTTCCAACCAAAACAGCAAATTATGATCGGCCTATCGAACCACCCAAGAAGCGGCCTGGAATGTCGAG GAGAAAATCGGTCTATTCTTACAATTTTAGTGTGGGCATGGATACCTCAGATGGTACTGAAGCACCCGATTCCCAGATGGGAACTTTACCAGAATCTCAGTCCACTCAAGACGACATGCCTCCTTCAGTTCCTGAAAGAACCAAGCCACCGGTCCCTTCAAGTTCTAGCCAATGTGATATACAAGATGTCTCAACGAGAGAAG ATTCCTTTGCTAAGAAGGATAAAGGCGCCACTCTGGATTCCCTAATGTCAGCATTCAAAAATTTGGATGCATCTAAAGAGGAAAGCCTGTTGCGAGAGAAGTTACAGATCAAAGAAATAAACATAGGGGAAGCTTGTATCCCTGACCTATTCAATGTTCCTGGTGATAGGCCTGTAAGAAGAACTAAGCAGAAGTATCTGACGAGTGATCGTACTCCAGAAAGACCTGTATCAGGGAGCCACCATGCTCCAATTTCGAAATGGGATAAACACATACTTGGTCGAGACATTCTGAACGATAAAGCAGATCTTTCAGAAGACGATGAATCTGATAATTCTCCAGAAACTGTTGTGGATAAACAATCGCAGGTGCACAGTTCTTACAATGATGTTGTTTTGACGAACGGTGAGGCCTCTACTGCAAGGGAGACCCCAACTTCAATCATAAAATTTCCAGACCATGTTCTTGAACCAGTAAGTTCTCCACTTGGTGCGTGCATAGATAGTGACGTTGCCAAAGAAAAGGATGCATCTAGCGGGCAAAATGTTTCATTAGAG GAAGAGCACATGCCAGTGAATCACCCATTTACCGAGAGGCCAAATAATGAACCAGAAACTTCTTCTCATCATTTGGAAGGTGAAACAACAAAAGTGCTGGGTAGTGCACCAGGTAGGAATGCGTCAGTGTTGCATGGTGAAGATGACAATATCGGATATCAG GGAGTGCTTGGAGGGGACATGCTTGTGCAAG ATGAACCAATCCATCCACCGGAAATACCTCCAGATGCGCATAATCAGTCTCATATTCAGGATGAAGATGTTGAG AAACAGGCAGTTGATATAAGCCATGAACTCCCTCTGAGCAAAGGTGGTAAGCAAAATGCAgtccaaaaaagaaaaaacaagaagCAGTCAGCAAAGAGAGGAAAAAGAGTTTCAG ATAAGCCAATCCATACATCAGAAATACCTCCAGAAGATATTGTCCCACAGAATAACTCTCATGTTCATGAAGGAAACTTCGAG AAACCTGCAGTTGGTACAAGCAATGAACTCTCCCCAAGCAAAGATAGTAAGCAAAAGCGAGTTCAAAATGAGGAGTCTAAGAAGCAGCCATTGAAGAGAATGAAAAGAGGGGCAG AAGAGGCAAGCAATCCATTGGGAATACCCCCGGAAAATTGTGATACAGAGACTCAACCTAGTATGCAAGATACAAATATCGAG CAGACGGTTGATACAAGGGTTTCACGGTCCCCAAACAAAGGTAAATTGCAAAAGGAAGGTCAAAGGAGAAAGAAGAGGCAAGAAGTGAATAGAAGGAAAAGCCTGACAG CATTTGGTCTTGCGTGGCAATCTGGCGTGAGACGCAGCACAAGAATACGGTCCAGGCCATTGCAGGATTGGCTTGGCGAAAGGCTCCTATATGGGCGTATACATGACA CAATGGCCACAGTCATCGGCGTGAAATCATATTCTCCCAGTCAAGATGGCAAGGTTGAATTGAGAGTGAAATCCTTCGTGCCAGAACAGTACTCAGATATGGTAGCTCAAGCTGCAAAGTATTGA
- the LOC123078576 gene encoding centromere protein C isoform X3: MASVDAAGDPLRSFASATSLLFRTLGPAAASASPSRAPGALLGGSLKRSKELMEQASLVLKERGDIQKLYQEDRVDGKNNQQGRRPGLDRKRAQFSLKPTQSNPVNVDFSQALSIDDPEEYFLTLERLEKADREIKKLRGEVPTKTANYDRPIEPPKKRPGMSRRKSVYSYNFSVGMDTSDGTEAPDSQMGTLPESQSTQDDMPPSVPERTKPPVPSSSSQCDIQDVSTREDSFAKKDKGATLDSLMSAFKNLDASKEESLLREKLQIKEINIGEACIPDLFNVPGDRPVRRTKQKYLTSDRTPERPVSGSHHAPISKWDKHILGRDILNDKADLSEDDESDNSPETVVDKQSQVHSSYNDVVLTNGEASTARETPTSIIKFPDHVLEPEEHMPVNHPFTERPNNEPETSSHHLEGETTKVLGSAPGRNASVLHGEDDNIGYQGVLGGDMLVQDEPIHPPEIPPDAHNQSHIQDEDVEKQAVDISHELPLSKGGKQNAVQKRKNKKQSAKRGKRVSDKPIHTSEIPPEDIVPQNNSHVHEGNFEKPAVGTSNELSPSKDSKQKRVQNEESKKQPLKRMKRGAEEASNPLGIPPENCDTETQPSMQDTNIEQQTVDTRVSRSPNKGKLQKEGQRRKKRQEVNRRKSLTAFGLAWQSGVRRSTRIRSRPLQDWLGERLLYGRIHDTMATVIGVKSYSPSQDGKVELRVKSFVPEQYSDMVAQAAKY; the protein is encoded by the exons ATGGCCTCCGTCGACGCCGCGGGTGACCCCCTCCGCTCCTTCGCCTCTGCGACGTCCCTCCTTTTCCGGACCCTTGGCCCTGCCGCGGCCTCCGCATCCCCCTCCAGGGCCCCTGGGGCGCTGCTCGGCGGATCCCTG AAACGCTCCAAGGAGCTGATGGAGCAGGCCAGCCTGGTCTTGAAGGAGCGGGGGGACATCCAGAAGCTCTATCAGGAGGATCGAGTGGATGGCAAGAACAACCAGCAGGGTAGAAGGCCTGGGCTGGACCGCAAGCGGGCTCAGTTCTCTCTCAAGCCCACCCAAAG CAACCCAGTGAATGTTGATTTCTCCCAGGCGCTTAGCATTGACGATCCAGAGGAGTACTTCTTAACCTTGGAGCGGCTCGAAA AGGCTGACAGGGAGATAAAAAAGTTAAGAGGTGAGGTTCCAACCAAAACAGCAAATTATGATCGGCCTATCGAACCACCCAAGAAGCGGCCTGGAATGTCGAG GAGAAAATCGGTCTATTCTTACAATTTTAGTGTGGGCATGGATACCTCAGATGGTACTGAAGCACCCGATTCCCAGATGGGAACTTTACCAGAATCTCAGTCCACTCAAGACGACATGCCTCCTTCAGTTCCTGAAAGAACCAAGCCACCGGTCCCTTCAAGTTCTAGCCAATGTGATATACAAGATGTCTCAACGAGAGAAG ATTCCTTTGCTAAGAAGGATAAAGGCGCCACTCTGGATTCCCTAATGTCAGCATTCAAAAATTTGGATGCATCTAAAGAGGAAAGCCTGTTGCGAGAGAAGTTACAGATCAAAGAAATAAACATAGGGGAAGCTTGTATCCCTGACCTATTCAATGTTCCTGGTGATAGGCCTGTAAGAAGAACTAAGCAGAAGTATCTGACGAGTGATCGTACTCCAGAAAGACCTGTATCAGGGAGCCACCATGCTCCAATTTCGAAATGGGATAAACACATACTTGGTCGAGACATTCTGAACGATAAAGCAGATCTTTCAGAAGACGATGAATCTGATAATTCTCCAGAAACTGTTGTGGATAAACAATCGCAGGTGCACAGTTCTTACAATGATGTTGTTTTGACGAACGGTGAGGCCTCTACTGCAAGGGAGACCCCAACTTCAATCATAAAATTTCCAGACCATGTTCTTGAACCA GAAGAGCACATGCCAGTGAATCACCCATTTACCGAGAGGCCAAATAATGAACCAGAAACTTCTTCTCATCATTTGGAAGGTGAAACAACAAAAGTGCTGGGTAGTGCACCAGGTAGGAATGCGTCAGTGTTGCATGGTGAAGATGACAATATCGGATATCAG GGAGTGCTTGGAGGGGACATGCTTGTGCAAG ATGAACCAATCCATCCACCGGAAATACCTCCAGATGCGCATAATCAGTCTCATATTCAGGATGAAGATGTTGAG AAACAGGCAGTTGATATAAGCCATGAACTCCCTCTGAGCAAAGGTGGTAAGCAAAATGCAgtccaaaaaagaaaaaacaagaagCAGTCAGCAAAGAGAGGAAAAAGAGTTTCAG ATAAGCCAATCCATACATCAGAAATACCTCCAGAAGATATTGTCCCACAGAATAACTCTCATGTTCATGAAGGAAACTTCGAG AAACCTGCAGTTGGTACAAGCAATGAACTCTCCCCAAGCAAAGATAGTAAGCAAAAGCGAGTTCAAAATGAGGAGTCTAAGAAGCAGCCATTGAAGAGAATGAAAAGAGGGGCAG AAGAGGCAAGCAATCCATTGGGAATACCCCCGGAAAATTGTGATACAGAGACTCAACCTAGTATGCAAGATACAAATATCGAG CAGCAGACGGTTGATACAAGGGTTTCACGGTCCCCAAACAAAGGTAAATTGCAAAAGGAAGGTCAAAGGAGAAAGAAGAGGCAAGAAGTGAATAGAAGGAAAAGCCTGACAG CATTTGGTCTTGCGTGGCAATCTGGCGTGAGACGCAGCACAAGAATACGGTCCAGGCCATTGCAGGATTGGCTTGGCGAAAGGCTCCTATATGGGCGTATACATGACA CAATGGCCACAGTCATCGGCGTGAAATCATATTCTCCCAGTCAAGATGGCAAGGTTGAATTGAGAGTGAAATCCTTCGTGCCAGAACAGTACTCAGATATGGTAGCTCAAGCTGCAAAGTATTGA